A stretch of Candidatus Vicinibacter affinis DNA encodes these proteins:
- a CDS encoding S8 family serine peptidase, giving the protein MKCITSKKTIGKVALLSLIFFSISMYGLLAQLNRNPYEENANEPMDEAYRIIKFSVLPGAEEKTGLALEGIQLLEFVGQSSYLAKIKKGISFRSNLPGVKSISRIDLRNKCTKQIFNGEICSESKGSKSVLLIQHMPLIQEDNILSLVSGYGLNILKYAKPYRMLYVECETSKIRDLINQYWIQYVSCAPEPGEPEDREGKTLHRVNQITSNTKENIFLDGSGVKVCVRDDGFVGPHVDFKGRINNQVYGSNGTHGDMVSGIVCGAGNIDPVISGMATAAELFVINYQDDFLDATLDLHQQNGVVITNSSYSNGCNLGYTAITQIVDKQIYENPSLLHVFSAGNSNNQNCGYGAGNQWGNITGGHKIGKNVLTAANVQINGLIDPSSSRGPTKDGRLKPDVASRGNGQLSTQDGNIYQVGGGTSAASPGVAGTAALLYQAYKNFNKGINPPSALIKATLMNTATDIGTPGPDYVFGFGVIDAYSAYKCLESKNYQNLEINQSELKEIIVDIPNGVAQANFMIYWAEKEASLLADRVLINDIDMELVNPSGTIVLPWVLDPSPNSATLAAGASPGIDSLNNFEQITIPYPVAGKYTIRIKGKFLPDNKVPFFLLSHFDEKVLRLTSPIGGEKYNSLEVTQIHYKSLSSDSIFIRFSPNGGRTWNNVRGVPGNSRLVSWTVPNNIISDSCLIEIKQGAVVETSEFFTISSTLTGLRILKYCPNEVTLSWNASVKDSFQIYTLQGNYMQPHSIVYSNQATISIDHPKNDWWFSVAGFQKGVLGRRLKAIGLPDTLVGCLIKNDLSLKTRNNWLSRNFVSCGTDTYVRPEVIVHNRNANLVSGFSIQYFDGVNKVTENFNTPLKYKDSVIIELKQGLRLDFEGVKSIPVWVSLNTDENVFNDTSFIKIENQKVEDEQGVYPMLEGFEGSSVPANWKLVNPIPVSNWIQQNQIDKNNQISKMLGFTSSAYSYSSYPIDLFSTTIDLSKSTEPFLYFDYAYHKDTRFTSYPDSFYVDVITVCEGINKTSRIFFGGASDIYTVDTSSDLRWVPLSGSNWDSKAFDLADFKGKKIVIQLGLLRGVNGHFFLDNVHVKERLAETPVIQLSIDPEEICISKTVKFSTTALVGSGITYRWDFGNLSLPRTATGVGPHNVRFSSSGFRNVNLRVMGTDFDVSKTTSVYIYNQPGPSFDYYIGPNKTVSFEDKSSHTKDLLWDFGDGQTSTEINPVHQYDSGKIYTVKLTVSNICGSNNNTREVDLLNTSSVNITKDQFLIYPNPVNQLLHIKSDEAFSEWKIIDLNGKILSKSGESYFEDSAEIQTSSLQPGIYLIELNFSTGKGRMKFVKM; this is encoded by the coding sequence ATGAAATGCATCACTTCAAAGAAAACCATCGGTAAGGTTGCTTTATTATCGTTAATTTTCTTTAGCATTTCGATGTACGGTCTGCTCGCTCAATTAAACAGAAACCCATATGAGGAGAACGCAAATGAACCGATGGATGAAGCATACAGGATAATTAAATTTTCAGTTTTGCCGGGAGCAGAGGAAAAAACAGGATTGGCTCTGGAAGGCATTCAGTTACTTGAATTTGTTGGACAATCAAGTTACTTGGCAAAAATTAAGAAGGGTATTTCATTTCGCAGCAACTTACCCGGGGTGAAGAGCATTTCTAGAATAGACTTGAGAAATAAATGCACCAAACAAATTTTTAATGGTGAAATTTGTTCAGAATCGAAAGGTTCAAAATCAGTATTGTTGATTCAGCACATGCCTTTGATTCAGGAAGACAATATTCTTTCTTTGGTATCCGGCTATGGACTAAATATTCTTAAATATGCTAAGCCTTACCGAATGCTGTATGTAGAATGTGAGACCTCCAAAATAAGGGATCTTATCAATCAGTATTGGATTCAATATGTATCCTGTGCACCGGAGCCTGGAGAGCCCGAAGATAGAGAGGGCAAGACTCTTCATAGAGTTAACCAGATTACTTCGAATACTAAAGAGAATATTTTTTTAGACGGTTCAGGAGTAAAAGTTTGTGTAAGAGACGATGGTTTTGTCGGGCCTCATGTAGATTTTAAGGGCAGAATAAATAATCAGGTGTACGGCTCCAATGGAACTCATGGTGACATGGTAAGTGGCATCGTGTGTGGAGCAGGAAATATTGATCCTGTAATTTCTGGAATGGCTACTGCTGCGGAATTATTTGTGATTAATTATCAGGATGACTTTTTGGATGCCACATTAGATCTTCATCAGCAAAATGGAGTAGTGATTACAAATTCATCCTATTCCAATGGGTGTAATTTGGGATACACTGCGATCACACAAATTGTAGACAAACAGATTTATGAAAATCCAAGTTTGTTGCATGTGTTTTCAGCTGGCAATTCGAACAATCAAAATTGTGGTTATGGTGCAGGTAACCAGTGGGGCAATATAACCGGGGGGCACAAAATTGGAAAGAATGTGCTTACCGCAGCAAATGTGCAGATCAATGGATTGATTGATCCTTCCAGCAGCAGGGGACCAACCAAGGATGGAAGGTTAAAGCCTGATGTAGCTTCCAGGGGTAATGGTCAATTGAGTACACAGGATGGCAATATCTATCAGGTTGGTGGCGGAACTTCTGCCGCATCTCCAGGAGTGGCAGGAACGGCAGCTTTGCTTTACCAGGCATATAAAAATTTTAATAAGGGTATTAACCCTCCGTCTGCTTTGATTAAGGCAACTTTGATGAATACAGCCACTGATATTGGAACGCCTGGTCCGGATTATGTTTTTGGTTTCGGAGTCATTGACGCCTACAGTGCTTATAAGTGCCTTGAGAGTAAGAACTATCAGAACCTGGAAATCAATCAGTCAGAATTAAAGGAAATTATTGTAGACATTCCGAATGGAGTCGCGCAGGCTAATTTTATGATCTATTGGGCAGAAAAGGAGGCTTCTTTATTAGCTGATCGGGTCTTGATTAATGATATAGACATGGAACTGGTGAATCCTTCTGGAACGATTGTTCTGCCTTGGGTATTGGATCCTTCACCAAATTCTGCAACTCTTGCTGCAGGGGCAAGTCCAGGAATAGACAGCTTGAATAATTTTGAACAAATTACCATTCCATATCCGGTCGCTGGTAAATACACCATCAGAATAAAAGGAAAATTTCTTCCGGATAATAAAGTTCCATTTTTTTTACTGAGTCATTTTGATGAAAAGGTGTTGCGCTTAACTTCTCCTATTGGTGGGGAAAAATACAACAGTCTTGAAGTCACACAAATCCATTACAAAAGCTTGAGTTCAGATTCTATTTTTATTCGGTTTTCACCGAATGGCGGGAGAACCTGGAACAATGTACGAGGAGTTCCGGGCAATAGTCGTCTGGTCAGTTGGACCGTGCCCAATAATATCATTTCCGATTCCTGCTTAATTGAAATCAAACAGGGAGCCGTCGTAGAAACAAGTGAATTTTTTACAATTTCAAGTACGCTGACCGGCTTGAGAATTTTAAAGTATTGTCCAAATGAAGTAACACTAAGCTGGAATGCATCCGTAAAAGATAGTTTTCAGATTTATACTTTGCAGGGAAATTATATGCAACCACACTCGATCGTGTATTCCAATCAGGCAACCATATCGATTGATCATCCAAAAAATGATTGGTGGTTTTCCGTAGCCGGCTTCCAAAAGGGCGTTCTCGGAAGAAGACTTAAGGCAATAGGTTTGCCGGATACTTTAGTGGGCTGTTTGATTAAAAATGATCTTTCGTTGAAGACTAGAAATAATTGGTTGTCCAGAAATTTTGTTTCTTGTGGCACAGACACCTATGTCAGACCGGAAGTTATTGTTCATAATAGAAATGCAAATTTGGTTTCAGGTTTTTCCATTCAATATTTTGATGGAGTAAATAAAGTGACTGAAAATTTCAATACACCTTTGAAATATAAAGATTCTGTAATTATAGAACTTAAGCAAGGTTTGAGATTAGATTTTGAAGGGGTAAAATCTATACCTGTTTGGGTTTCATTAAATACAGATGAAAACGTTTTCAACGACACGAGCTTTATCAAAATAGAAAATCAAAAAGTTGAGGATGAACAAGGTGTTTATCCAATGTTGGAAGGATTTGAAGGCAGTTCAGTTCCAGCTAACTGGAAATTGGTCAACCCAATTCCTGTATCAAACTGGATTCAGCAAAATCAAATTGATAAGAATAATCAAATTAGCAAGATGCTTGGATTCACGAGTTCAGCTTATAGCTACAGCTCCTATCCAATTGATTTGTTTTCAACCACAATAGATTTAAGTAAATCAACAGAGCCATTTTTGTATTTTGATTACGCATACCATAAGGACACCCGATTTACAAGCTATCCGGATTCCTTTTACGTGGATGTGATTACAGTCTGTGAAGGAATAAACAAGACCAGCAGAATCTTTTTTGGAGGGGCATCTGATATATACACGGTCGATACATCGTCTGATTTAAGATGGGTGCCTTTATCTGGTTCAAATTGGGATTCAAAAGCTTTTGATTTGGCTGATTTCAAAGGAAAGAAAATAGTGATTCAATTAGGATTGTTAAGGGGCGTCAACGGTCACTTTTTTTTAGACAACGTACATGTGAAAGAACGTTTAGCAGAAACTCCGGTGATACAGCTTTCAATTGATCCGGAAGAAATTTGTATTTCCAAAACAGTTAAGTTTTCAACAACTGCCTTAGTAGGATCAGGAATCACCTACCGTTGGGATTTTGGAAATCTGTCATTGCCAAGAACCGCAACAGGTGTAGGCCCTCATAATGTAAGATTTTCTTCTTCAGGTTTCAGGAATGTCAATTTGCGAGTGATGGGTACTGATTTTGATGTATCCAAGACAACTTCTGTTTATATTTACAATCAACCGGGTCCATCATTTGATTATTACATAGGACCAAACAAAACGGTGAGTTTTGAAGATAAGTCCAGTCACACGAAAGATTTACTTTGGGATTTCGGAGACGGACAGACCAGTACTGAAATAAATCCGGTGCATCAATATGATTCAGGAAAAATCTATACGGTTAAATTAACTGTCAGTAATATTTGTGGATCAAACAACAACACTCGTGAAGTTGATCTCTTAAATACGTCTTCTGTAAATATTACAAAAGATCAATTCCTAATTTATCCTAATCCAGTCAATCAACTGCTGCACATCAAATCTGATGAAGCGTTCTCAGAATGGAAAATCATAGACTTAAATGGAAAGATACTGTCTAAATCTGGAGAAAGTTATTTTGAAGACAGTGCAGAAATCCAAACATCTTCTTTGCAACCAGGAATCTATTTGATTGAATTAAATTTTTCAACAGGGAAGGGAAGAATGAAGTTTGTTAAGATGTAA
- a CDS encoding T9SS type A sorting domain-containing protein produces MAFIKFTTRLITGLLLFSSLEIGAQILCSPDQDAPEITGCPTGIIELNITDPAVCTLTNPIASPGVIENCSFVSIFNSINISKFTYLSGPGGGTIPPYIYHGYDSITIIGVSNGTTGLNSQHNYCFHIPCTGILRFNFRARMSNTDAFPDDRARIMTENALTATSTTDVLTTGGGSFIQGSRTLNVTAGDRICFEVNSDNLGGVDSLTISNLTLQALGAPSITVVGPRPGDELSCGTYFGAFIATNCSNLFSLCEFQINVRDTTKPLFTSCPDDIQVQLEPQDCGVVVAWNLPTASDPCPYNPGFVGPFAPNGWTRNDFFSNQTPGAGQDAIVTHDASTLSITGSNNGLPGYLQSTGIEKNIPCNGTVSFDWTAEMEGGGFALDEAGYFTTSGGGVTLSIPPGATFANGSVTIPVISGDQIGFVVNSDNRAFENTLTISNFVFTPDPIQIVQIAGPPPFAYLTPGVYPVSYEATSCCGVNVCSFNVTVLPNPAISCKNVNVSLDQNCEVTITPEMLLTGGICPDYKIIELSHYNHPIPNPVDSHYLGKTIIAKVTDTLTGNSCWSYVTIEDKLAPEIICRDQDMSCIQFNLNAANPAVIEDCSRYTVTLLDELTTKLDCNPEYIKEVRRTWISTDTYGNISDTCVQLIRVERPDIDAIVFPDQIVDLECSRISRFDANGNPHPSITGIPTLEGYQIWPNIDFICNMYVDYEDQDLGDIGCVHKIMRTWRAREWWCNQEFTVLGIQFIQIKDTEGPIITHRPYDFDATTGHRDCEADVLLPAIDAYDRCHDKLRVDISYPGGSLIGKNGGKVILPVGRDTVIYRIYDGCYNVTTDTLIVTVKDDTEPVAICDRRTVVALNDAGINWVPAEVFDDGSFDECHLHHFEVRRMDADACGIVGEDDWGPEVGFCCEDVGRTIMVAFKAIDASGNESVCMVSVEVQDKDVPLISCPPDILVDCRFDIDLNNLGTSFGKVVDNEADREKIVIDPIYWHIINGHPQDGIAYDNCSPRVSERIDTSGMNQCGMGLIIREFTVTDGQGNSASCVQSIEIQNHHPMTYLSITWPADLDTNGICNPDLLIPERLSAPYNFPTYVDDECSLIGLSYHDHVFSQTVPGDPCFKIFRVWKLIDWCQRDRLGNIVIFSDTQIIKVSNLIDPIITKLCRDTTICSYDVQCRPIPISLSIDAIDDCTDVSELLYRYKVDLNSDGTIDIERATIGDNTASGTWPLGRHIIKWEVEDRCGNTAKCQSVVNLLNCKSPTAYCHRDLSIGLTGMDTDGNGTPDTKMAVVWASDLNVNSGHSCGYPVTFSFSADTNDKSRTYTCDSIGPRNVELWVTDINGNTSVCKTVIIIWDNPQSEPQCPQTLNVTVNGQIKTEGGSKVEKVGVLLEQSTMPATSTNFEGEYAFGPIATGGSYAVKPGKNDDWLNGISTADIVKIQKHILGTEPITSPYKMVAADVNRSKTVTARDIADLRKLILGLTQEISGNTSWRFVDEYYSFGSAEGALTENFPEVYNIPTMSSNTVGNFIGIKVGDVNESAKTRGYQNTTSRSGKVMDLSYRDEEMKKGNVYEIEFNSSNIDQFRGFQMTMEWNAEMMEVMEVTGNRGNHFGEEHYSMHKVNEGKITFSWDGSSKSGERLFTVKVRAKADARVSDMMHIGSSITPALSIGEGLEEGRIELRSQGKLQNEFVLLQNEPNPWNGTTVIGMLLPEKGEVKLTIYDMTGKVYFRSTKEMSKGYQEWIIEKSMLGTSGVYYYQVDFDTNTQTRKMIILD; encoded by the coding sequence ATGGCTTTTATAAAATTTACAACACGATTAATTACCGGACTTCTGCTTTTTAGCAGTCTTGAAATAGGGGCTCAGATATTATGTTCCCCAGATCAGGATGCACCTGAAATAACAGGATGCCCAACTGGCATCATTGAATTAAACATCACGGATCCGGCAGTTTGCACATTGACAAACCCCATAGCTTCCCCGGGGGTAATAGAAAATTGTTCTTTTGTATCTATATTCAATTCAATTAATATAAGTAAGTTTACCTATCTATCCGGTCCAGGTGGAGGGACTATTCCTCCTTACATTTACCATGGTTATGATTCTATCACCATAATAGGTGTCTCAAACGGAACTACAGGTTTGAATTCTCAACATAATTATTGCTTTCATATTCCATGCACGGGTATTTTAAGGTTCAATTTTAGAGCAAGAATGTCCAATACAGATGCATTTCCGGATGATCGAGCTCGTATCATGACCGAAAATGCTTTGACAGCCACCTCTACAACTGATGTACTTACGACAGGAGGTGGATCTTTTATTCAAGGAAGCAGAACATTGAATGTTACCGCAGGCGACAGAATCTGCTTTGAAGTGAATTCAGATAATTTGGGTGGAGTTGACAGTCTTACGATAAGCAATTTGACTTTACAGGCTTTGGGTGCTCCTTCTATAACAGTTGTTGGACCACGTCCAGGTGATGAGTTGAGTTGTGGTACTTATTTTGGAGCCTTCATTGCTACAAATTGCTCAAACCTATTTTCTTTATGTGAATTTCAAATTAATGTCAGAGACACTACTAAACCATTATTTACTAGTTGTCCCGATGACATTCAAGTGCAATTGGAACCCCAGGATTGTGGTGTGGTAGTAGCATGGAATTTACCTACGGCTTCTGATCCCTGTCCTTACAATCCTGGATTTGTTGGACCTTTCGCACCAAACGGTTGGACTCGAAATGATTTTTTTAGCAATCAGACCCCAGGAGCAGGTCAGGATGCTATTGTGACCCATGATGCATCTACATTAAGTATTACCGGTTCTAACAATGGATTGCCTGGATATTTACAAAGTACCGGAATTGAAAAAAATATACCTTGTAATGGTACCGTGAGTTTTGATTGGACAGCAGAAATGGAAGGTGGCGGATTTGCTTTGGATGAAGCAGGTTACTTTACTACAAGCGGAGGAGGAGTCACTTTATCAATTCCTCCAGGTGCAACATTTGCTAATGGCTCAGTAACAATTCCCGTGATCTCTGGTGATCAAATCGGTTTTGTTGTCAACTCTGATAATAGAGCTTTTGAAAATACACTGACCATCAGTAATTTTGTATTTACACCTGATCCAATTCAAATTGTTCAAATAGCAGGACCTCCACCTTTTGCTTATTTAACTCCCGGTGTTTATCCGGTAAGCTACGAAGCAACCTCTTGCTGTGGTGTAAACGTTTGCTCTTTTAATGTAACGGTTTTACCCAATCCAGCAATTTCTTGTAAAAACGTAAATGTATCCCTGGATCAAAATTGTGAAGTGACCATCACACCGGAAATGTTGTTGACCGGTGGAATATGTCCTGATTATAAAATTATTGAGTTAAGCCACTACAATCACCCAATTCCGAATCCGGTGGATTCGCATTATTTGGGAAAAACAATTATTGCTAAAGTTACCGACACTTTGACCGGCAATTCCTGTTGGTCCTATGTGACGATAGAAGATAAACTGGCCCCAGAGATTATCTGCAGGGATCAGGACATGAGTTGTATCCAGTTCAATCTGAATGCAGCCAATCCTGCAGTGATAGAAGATTGCAGCAGATACACGGTGACCTTACTGGATGAACTGACCACGAAACTGGATTGCAATCCGGAATACATAAAAGAAGTAAGAAGGACCTGGATTTCTACGGATACCTATGGCAATATCAGCGACACCTGTGTACAGTTGATCAGAGTGGAAAGACCGGACATCGATGCGATCGTATTTCCGGATCAGATCGTAGATCTGGAGTGCAGCAGAATCTCGAGATTTGACGCAAATGGGAATCCACATCCTAGCATTACAGGGATACCTACCTTGGAAGGTTATCAGATATGGCCGAATATAGACTTCATCTGCAACATGTATGTAGATTATGAAGATCAGGATCTGGGAGATATCGGATGTGTGCATAAGATCATGCGTACCTGGCGCGCCAGAGAGTGGTGGTGCAATCAGGAGTTCACGGTTCTGGGCATACAATTTATCCAGATCAAAGACACCGAAGGTCCGATCATTACACATCGCCCATACGATTTTGATGCGACCACAGGACACAGAGATTGTGAAGCAGATGTGTTGTTGCCTGCGATCGATGCTTATGACAGATGTCATGATAAATTGCGAGTGGACATCAGTTATCCGGGAGGATCGTTGATAGGAAAAAATGGCGGGAAAGTAATCCTTCCAGTTGGACGAGATACAGTGATATACAGAATCTATGACGGTTGCTATAATGTAACGACCGATACATTGATAGTTACAGTAAAAGACGATACAGAACCTGTGGCAATATGCGACAGAAGAACAGTGGTGGCGTTGAATGATGCAGGAATCAATTGGGTGCCTGCAGAAGTATTTGACGATGGAAGTTTTGATGAGTGTCACTTACATCATTTTGAAGTGAGGAGAATGGATGCCGATGCGTGTGGCATAGTAGGAGAAGACGATTGGGGACCTGAAGTTGGCTTTTGTTGTGAGGATGTAGGCAGGACAATCATGGTAGCCTTCAAAGCAATAGACGCAAGCGGAAACGAAAGTGTGTGCATGGTGAGCGTGGAGGTACAGGATAAAGATGTTCCATTGATCAGTTGTCCACCGGATATCTTGGTTGATTGCAGATTTGACATAGACCTGAATAATTTGGGGACCTCATTTGGTAAAGTAGTGGACAATGAAGCGGATCGTGAGAAAATAGTAATAGATCCGATTTACTGGCATATTATAAACGGACATCCGCAGGATGGAATCGCGTATGACAATTGTAGCCCAAGAGTGAGTGAGCGAATAGATACGAGTGGAATGAATCAGTGTGGAATGGGTCTGATCATCAGAGAATTTACAGTAACGGACGGACAGGGCAACAGTGCAAGCTGTGTGCAGAGCATAGAAATACAGAATCATCATCCGATGACCTATCTGTCGATTACCTGGCCTGCGGATCTGGATACAAATGGAATTTGCAATCCGGATTTGTTGATCCCTGAGCGCTTGAGTGCACCGTATAATTTTCCAACGTATGTGGATGATGAATGCAGCCTGATAGGTTTAAGCTATCATGACCATGTATTTTCACAGACGGTACCCGGAGATCCATGCTTTAAAATTTTCAGGGTATGGAAACTGATCGACTGGTGTCAGCGGGATAGATTAGGAAACATAGTCATCTTCAGCGATACACAGATCATCAAGGTGAGCAATCTAATAGATCCGATTATTACCAAATTGTGCCGGGATACGACAATCTGCAGCTACGATGTACAGTGCAGACCGATACCGATTAGTCTGAGCATAGATGCCATAGACGATTGTACGGATGTATCGGAATTGTTGTACCGCTACAAAGTAGATTTAAACAGCGACGGTACGATCGATATAGAAAGAGCAACGATAGGAGACAATACAGCAAGCGGTACATGGCCATTAGGCAGACACATCATCAAATGGGAAGTGGAAGACCGATGTGGCAATACAGCGAAGTGTCAGTCTGTAGTGAACTTGTTGAATTGCAAATCACCGACGGCATACTGTCACCGTGATTTGTCCATTGGATTGACAGGGATGGATACAGATGGAAACGGAACGCCGGATACGAAGATGGCGGTGGTATGGGCCAGCGACCTGAATGTAAACTCAGGCCACAGCTGCGGTTATCCGGTGACCTTTAGTTTCAGTGCAGATACGAATGACAAGTCCAGAACGTATACTTGCGACAGCATAGGACCAAGAAATGTGGAGCTGTGGGTAACAGATATTAATGGCAATACCTCAGTATGTAAGACAGTGATCATCATCTGGGATAATCCACAGAGTGAGCCACAATGTCCACAGACTTTGAATGTGACAGTAAACGGACAAATCAAAACAGAGGGAGGAAGTAAAGTAGAGAAAGTAGGAGTGTTGCTGGAACAATCGACGATGCCTGCGACGAGTACGAACTTTGAAGGGGAATATGCATTTGGGCCGATCGCAACAGGTGGATCGTATGCAGTAAAACCTGGGAAGAACGATGACTGGTTGAATGGCATCAGTACAGCGGACATTGTAAAAATACAGAAGCATATATTGGGTACAGAGCCGATCACCTCACCGTACAAAATGGTAGCGGCGGATGTAAACAGAAGCAAGACTGTTACGGCGCGAGACATCGCAGATCTTAGGAAGTTGATATTAGGATTGACACAAGAAATCAGTGGCAACACGAGCTGGAGATTTGTGGATGAGTATTACAGTTTTGGAAGTGCGGAGGGAGCGCTTACGGAGAATTTCCCGGAAGTGTACAACATCCCTACGATGTCATCGAATACAGTAGGAAATTTCATCGGGATCAAAGTGGGAGATGTGAATGAATCAGCCAAGACGCGCGGATATCAAAACACGACGAGCCGAAGTGGCAAGGTAATGGATTTGAGTTACCGTGATGAGGAAATGAAGAAAGGAAATGTGTACGAGATAGAATTCAACTCAAGCAACATAGACCAGTTCAGAGGCTTCCAGATGACGATGGAGTGGAATGCAGAGATGATGGAAGTGATGGAAGTGACTGGTAATCGCGGCAATCATTTTGGAGAAGAACATTACAGTATGCACAAGGTGAATGAAGGAAAAATCACCTTCAGCTGGGATGGAAGTTCAAAGAGTGGAGAGCGATTGTTTACGGTGAAAGTACGAGCCAAAGCAGATGCACGTGTATCAGATATGATGCACATAGGCAGCAGCATCACACCAGCGTTAAGTATAGGAGAAGGATTGGAGGAAGGCAGGATAGAGTTGAGGTCACAGGGCAAACTGCAAAACGAGTTTGTGTTGTTGCAGAATGAGCCGAATCCATGGAACGGAACGACTGTGATCGGTATGTTACTTCCTGAGAAAGGAGAAGTGAAATTAACGATTTACGACATGACCGGAAAAGTGTATTTCCGCAGTACAAAGGAAATGAGTAAAGGCTATCAGGAATGGATCATAGAAAAATCCATGTTGGGTACGTCAGGGGTGTATTATTATCAGGTAGATTTTGATACCAATACACAGACCAGAAAGATGATAATATTGGATTAA
- a CDS encoding archaeosortase/exosortase family protein has protein sequence MLTNLKERWSSLSPIVKFLSSFITLIVLFYGFYYSPMYELYIMPALLNFQANLASVLLSIMGYKTTIEGDLIQGDEFRVSIKGGCDGIEASALYAIAVISLPLVARKFKITGLIVGLSILFVLNIIRIAGLYLAGIHWPAFFEFFHLHGGVIAFLLISVIMWLIWVQWVMKKTAHNND, from the coding sequence ATGTTAACTAATTTAAAAGAAAGGTGGTCTAGCTTATCACCAATCGTAAAATTCTTATCAAGTTTCATTACTTTGATAGTGTTGTTTTATGGATTCTACTATTCACCGATGTATGAATTGTACATTATGCCGGCACTGTTAAATTTTCAAGCCAATCTTGCGAGTGTTTTACTTTCAATAATGGGTTATAAAACCACCATAGAAGGTGACCTTATTCAAGGAGATGAGTTTAGAGTAAGCATCAAAGGAGGATGTGATGGGATTGAAGCTTCTGCATTATATGCAATCGCTGTAATTTCATTACCTCTGGTGGCCAGAAAATTTAAAATAACAGGATTGATAGTGGGGCTTTCTATTTTGTTTGTGTTAAATATCATCCGTATTGCAGGATTGTATCTGGCTGGAATTCACTGGCCGGCTTTCTTTGAATTTTTTCACCTGCATGGTGGGGTCATCGCTTTTCTTTTAATCAGTGTCATCATGTGGTTGATTTGGGTACAATGGGTGATGAAAAAAACTGCTCACAACAATGACTAA
- a CDS encoding 4Fe-4S dicluster domain-containing protein, whose product MAIIITEECINCGACEPECPNHAIYEGGIEWAMADGNTLKGNYKLEDGSEVDVHQKNQPVSNDYYFIVPDKCTECVGFHEEPQCAAVCPVDCCVPDPDRKESEEQLLNRKSALHL is encoded by the coding sequence ATGGCCATCATCATTACAGAAGAGTGCATTAATTGCGGGGCCTGCGAACCCGAATGTCCTAATCATGCAATTTACGAAGGTGGGATTGAGTGGGCCATGGCGGATGGCAACACCTTAAAAGGTAATTACAAACTGGAGGATGGGTCTGAAGTAGACGTACACCAAAAGAACCAACCTGTTTCAAATGATTATTATTTCATTGTTCCGGATAAATGCACCGAATGCGTCGGCTTTCATGAAGAACCCCAGTGTGCAGCAGTTTGTCCGGTTGACTGCTGTGTTCCGGATCCTGATCGCAAGGAATCAGAAGAACAATTATTAAATCGTAAAAGTGCACTTCATCTGTAA